The Ischnura elegans chromosome 1, ioIscEleg1.1, whole genome shotgun sequence genome contains a region encoding:
- the LOC124165112 gene encoding AP-4 complex accessory subunit Tepsin-like isoform X1, with protein sequence MDIADKVAFSHYLPLMTRATADDGDPTPGYMLEEIEKITFLADPHCTRLVGYLLQRLGRQSNNVKLKVLKIMHHLVLKGHISFRTLLRKNDGHIKMSTVNRSTSYFGSSRTADAVVRAAQNLLQVLFDPNLLRKDEEGVQEAPRSKVQLGALGSQGISQGKYHGFGNSAAEKDTIKGKVMDYFEKLLSPTDDFNEDIKYCLYGPAGNYEPPVIELKEENLEASSEVVPSPVEEVKTHIPGKAGGGWETDEDDAPKLSKFDGFGQRQKSSAVMSSSESIEKLDMISAKESAVEKKFIENFCSTKDLPLTPSELDKTMTHLFSQLYRCSKMDGIILLQSLFQYLIANGQSIPEESAKHASEGAASFTEKSSAKCLMVALLFLEWFLQVGKVAPEICSAIMMPALETLEKNTLSIANVNAKSRKLKFILSNRNVTR encoded by the exons ATGGATATTGCCGACAAAGTGGCTTTTTCTCACTAT cTTCCGTTAATGACTAGAGCTACAGCTGATGACGGAGATCCTACTCCTGGCTATATGCTCGAAGAAATAGAAA aaataacttttttagctGACCCTCACTGTACTCGTCTTGTGGGATATTTACTGCAAAGACTAGGTCGACAATCTAATAACGTAAAACTAAAG GTCCTCAAGATAATGCATCACTTAGTGTTAAAGGGACATATCAGCTTTAGAACTTTGTTAAGGAAAAATGATGGCCACATAAAAATGTCCACTGTTAACCGAAGTACAAGCTATTTTGGTAGTAGCAGAACTGCTGATGCTGTTGTGCGGGCTGCTCAG AATTTACTGCAAGTGCTGTTTGATCCCAATCTACTTCGCAAAGATGAGGAAGGAGTCCAAGAGGCACCAAGAAGTAAGGTTCAGCTTGGTGCCCTTGGATCCCAAGGGATCTCCCAAGGCAAATATCATGGCTTTGGCAACAGTGCAGCTGAGAAAG atacaATTAAGGGAAAAGTTATGGATTACTTTGAAAAGTTACTTAGCCCAACAGATGATTTCAATGAAGACATTAAATATTGTCTTTATGGGCCTGCTGGAAATTATGAACCTCCTGTGATCGAGCTAAAGGAAGAGAACTTGGAAGCTTCATCTGAAGTTGTTCCTAGCCCTGTTGAGGAAGTGAAAA CTCACATTCCTGGAAAAGCTGGGGGAGGTTGGGAAACAGATGAAGATGATGCTCCTAAGCTGTCAAAATTTGATGGATTTGGACAGCGACAAAAATCAAGTGCTGTTATGTCATCATCGGAATCAATAGAAAA ATTGGATATGATATCAGCTAAGGAAAGTGCAGTTGAGaaaaagttcattgaaaatttttgctcAACCAAGGACCTACCACTGACACCATCAGAACTTGACAAAACCATGACCCA TTTATTTTCACAACTTTACAGGTGCAGCAAAATGGATGGCATCATTTTACTTCAGtctctatttcaatatttaatcgCCAATGGTCAGTCAATTCCCGAGGAAAGCGCTAAGCATGCCAGTGAAGGAGCTGCATCTTTCACTGAAAAATCCAGTGCCAAGTGTCTCATGGTGGCTTTGCTCTTTTTAGAATGGTTTTTGCAAGTTGGCAAAGTTGCACCAGAAATATGTTCTGCAATAATGATGCCAGCATTAGAAACTCTAGAGAAGAACACACTCAGTATTGCAAATGTCAATGCCAAGTCAAGAAAACTGAAATTCATCTTAAGTAACAGAAATGTTACTCGATga
- the LOC124165112 gene encoding AP-4 complex accessory subunit Tepsin-like isoform X2 encodes MDIADKVAFSHYLPLMTRATADDGDPTPGYMLEEIEKITFLADPHCTRLVGYLLQRLGRQSNNVKLKVLKIMHHLVLKGHISFRTLLRKNDGHIKMSTVNRSTSYFGSSRTADAVVRAAQNLLQVLFDPNLLRKDEEGVQEAPRSKVQLGALGSQGISQGKYHGFGNSAAEKDTIKGKVMDYFEKLLSPTDDFNEDIKYCLYGPAGNYEPPVIELKEENLEASSEVVPSPVEEVKTHIPGKAGGGWETDEDDAPKLSKFDGFGQRQKSSAVMSSSESIEKLDMISAKESAVEKKFIENFCSTKDLPLTPSELDKTMTQCSKMDGIILLQSLFQYLIANGQSIPEESAKHASEGAASFTEKSSAKCLMVALLFLEWFLQVGKVAPEICSAIMMPALETLEKNTLSIANVNAKSRKLKFILSNRNVTR; translated from the exons ATGGATATTGCCGACAAAGTGGCTTTTTCTCACTAT cTTCCGTTAATGACTAGAGCTACAGCTGATGACGGAGATCCTACTCCTGGCTATATGCTCGAAGAAATAGAAA aaataacttttttagctGACCCTCACTGTACTCGTCTTGTGGGATATTTACTGCAAAGACTAGGTCGACAATCTAATAACGTAAAACTAAAG GTCCTCAAGATAATGCATCACTTAGTGTTAAAGGGACATATCAGCTTTAGAACTTTGTTAAGGAAAAATGATGGCCACATAAAAATGTCCACTGTTAACCGAAGTACAAGCTATTTTGGTAGTAGCAGAACTGCTGATGCTGTTGTGCGGGCTGCTCAG AATTTACTGCAAGTGCTGTTTGATCCCAATCTACTTCGCAAAGATGAGGAAGGAGTCCAAGAGGCACCAAGAAGTAAGGTTCAGCTTGGTGCCCTTGGATCCCAAGGGATCTCCCAAGGCAAATATCATGGCTTTGGCAACAGTGCAGCTGAGAAAG atacaATTAAGGGAAAAGTTATGGATTACTTTGAAAAGTTACTTAGCCCAACAGATGATTTCAATGAAGACATTAAATATTGTCTTTATGGGCCTGCTGGAAATTATGAACCTCCTGTGATCGAGCTAAAGGAAGAGAACTTGGAAGCTTCATCTGAAGTTGTTCCTAGCCCTGTTGAGGAAGTGAAAA CTCACATTCCTGGAAAAGCTGGGGGAGGTTGGGAAACAGATGAAGATGATGCTCCTAAGCTGTCAAAATTTGATGGATTTGGACAGCGACAAAAATCAAGTGCTGTTATGTCATCATCGGAATCAATAGAAAA ATTGGATATGATATCAGCTAAGGAAAGTGCAGTTGAGaaaaagttcattgaaaatttttgctcAACCAAGGACCTACCACTGACACCATCAGAACTTGACAAAACCATGACCCA GTGCAGCAAAATGGATGGCATCATTTTACTTCAGtctctatttcaatatttaatcgCCAATGGTCAGTCAATTCCCGAGGAAAGCGCTAAGCATGCCAGTGAAGGAGCTGCATCTTTCACTGAAAAATCCAGTGCCAAGTGTCTCATGGTGGCTTTGCTCTTTTTAGAATGGTTTTTGCAAGTTGGCAAAGTTGCACCAGAAATATGTTCTGCAATAATGATGCCAGCATTAGAAACTCTAGAGAAGAACACACTCAGTATTGCAAATGTCAATGCCAAGTCAAGAAAACTGAAATTCATCTTAAGTAACAGAAATGTTACTCGATga